From Salinibacterium sp. ZJ450, one genomic window encodes:
- a CDS encoding UvrD-helicase domain-containing protein — protein sequence MTNSELERERDYVERLYRRLDDVRQEAEDALAAVRRQTPGGTHQHRSERDSFARIYEDRIAQLREVDERLAFGKLTPQSGSVRYIGRIGLRDDNRDPILLDWRAPQASAFYQATAATPLGMRARRHLSSKGRKVVSISDDIFDESLLSEQVSGDSALLAALTAQRTGRMHDIVATIQAEQDRIIRSELRGVLVVQGGPGTGKTAVALHRAAYLLYENREQLARSGVLIVGPSRSFLQYIEQVLPSLGETGVVLASVGQLYPGVDAQNEDTTDVAALKGSRQMADLIKRAVKSRQIVPTEPQTLDVSGERLVVQPQLIADAMREAWQSRKPHNVARVTFNKAALKALARQLASQLREQGNAIDDSDLSMLREDLRSSYDVRVALNTAWLPLTPEKLIQDLYARPTWLASLTPGWSPAKRALLRRSRDAEFTVSDIPLLDEAAELLGEMDTVSDARKREEKAQRKRDVENAEQAIQNMDVEGMVSAEALAAGFAPSAERLSAAERASSDRTWTYGHIVVDEAQELSSMQWRVLLRRGPMRSFTIVGDIAQASSAAAAASWSDALGTLTTEFRLEELTVNYRTPSQITDAAERFARAHGLPITPSTAVRRSEWEIFRRGIDDGGLLDAALAAVQEDRGIDDRGTVAVIADDALVPELYQHLRTALGADVALGSASLARPISVLSPQTSKGLEFDAVVLVDPDSIERAGSRGASALYVAATRPTQRLHIVTTGAQTLG from the coding sequence GTGACAAATTCCGAACTTGAGCGCGAGCGCGACTACGTCGAGCGCCTTTACCGACGGCTCGACGATGTACGTCAGGAGGCGGAGGACGCCCTCGCGGCGGTGCGCCGCCAAACGCCGGGCGGCACCCACCAGCACCGCTCGGAGCGTGACTCGTTTGCGCGCATCTACGAGGACCGCATCGCCCAACTGCGTGAGGTCGACGAACGGCTGGCCTTCGGCAAGCTGACACCCCAGTCCGGGTCGGTGCGGTACATCGGACGGATCGGACTGCGCGACGACAACCGCGACCCAATCCTGCTCGACTGGCGCGCCCCGCAGGCGAGCGCGTTCTACCAGGCCACCGCGGCGACTCCGCTGGGCATGCGCGCCCGCCGTCACCTCTCCAGTAAGGGCCGCAAGGTGGTGTCGATCAGCGACGACATCTTCGACGAGTCCCTGCTCAGCGAGCAGGTCAGCGGCGACTCCGCACTGCTGGCCGCACTCACCGCCCAGCGCACCGGCCGCATGCACGACATCGTCGCGACGATCCAGGCCGAGCAGGACCGCATCATCCGCAGCGAACTGCGCGGCGTGCTGGTGGTTCAGGGGGGACCGGGCACCGGCAAGACCGCGGTGGCGCTGCACCGCGCCGCCTACCTGCTCTATGAGAATCGGGAACAGCTGGCGCGCAGCGGTGTGCTCATCGTGGGCCCGTCGCGCAGCTTCCTGCAGTACATCGAACAGGTGCTGCCGTCCCTCGGTGAGACCGGGGTGGTGCTGGCAAGCGTCGGCCAGCTGTATCCGGGCGTCGATGCCCAGAACGAGGACACAACGGATGTCGCGGCCCTGAAGGGCAGCCGGCAGATGGCCGACCTCATCAAGCGTGCGGTGAAGAGCCGGCAGATCGTGCCGACCGAGCCGCAAACCCTCGACGTCAGCGGGGAACGCCTGGTGGTGCAGCCGCAACTGATCGCCGACGCCATGCGCGAGGCCTGGCAGAGCCGTAAACCGCACAACGTGGCACGGGTCACCTTCAACAAGGCCGCCCTGAAGGCCCTCGCCCGGCAGCTTGCCTCGCAGTTGCGGGAACAGGGCAACGCCATCGACGACTCCGACCTGTCGATGCTGCGCGAAGACCTGCGCTCCAGCTACGACGTGCGGGTGGCGTTGAACACGGCCTGGCTGCCGCTAACCCCCGAGAAACTGATCCAGGACCTCTATGCCCGGCCGACCTGGCTGGCGAGCCTCACGCCCGGATGGTCGCCCGCGAAACGGGCACTGCTCCGGCGCAGCCGCGACGCCGAGTTCACGGTGTCCGACATCCCGTTGCTCGATGAGGCAGCCGAGCTGCTGGGTGAGATGGACACCGTCTCCGACGCCCGCAAACGCGAGGAGAAGGCGCAGCGCAAGCGGGACGTCGAGAATGCCGAGCAGGCGATCCAGAACATGGATGTCGAAGGGATGGTGAGCGCCGAGGCGCTCGCCGCCGGGTTCGCACCCAGCGCCGAACGGCTGAGCGCCGCGGAGCGTGCCTCATCCGACCGCACCTGGACCTACGGCCACATCGTGGTTGACGAGGCGCAGGAGCTGTCGTCGATGCAGTGGCGGGTGCTGTTGCGCCGCGGCCCGATGCGCAGCTTCACCATCGTCGGCGACATCGCCCAGGCCAGTTCGGCCGCGGCCGCCGCCAGCTGGTCCGACGCCCTCGGCACGCTCACCACGGAGTTCCGGCTCGAGGAACTCACCGTCAACTACCGCACGCCATCGCAGATCACCGATGCCGCGGAACGCTTCGCCCGCGCGCACGGACTGCCGATCACCCCGTCCACGGCGGTCCGCCGCTCGGAGTGGGAGATCTTCCGGCGCGGCATCGACGACGGGGGGCTGCTCGACGCCGCGCTCGCCGCGGTGCAGGAGGATCGCGGCATCGATGACCGGGGCACCGTCGCGGTCATCGCCGACGACGCCCTCGTCCCCGAGCTGTACCAGCACCTGCGGACCGCGCTCGGTGCTGACGTCGCGCTCGGCTCGGCGTCGCTTGCCCGGCCGATCTCGGTGCTGTCGCCGCAGACGTCGAAGGGCCTCGAGTTCGACGCCGTCGTGCTCGTCGACCCAGACAGCATCGAACGTGCCGGCAGCCGCGGGGCGAGCGCTCTGTATGTTGCCGCGACTCGTCCGACCCAACGCCTGCATATCGTGACCACCGGCGCCCAAACCCTCGGCTGA
- a CDS encoding MFS transporter: protein MSTLTTRRQDRAPAAKKQGGPLKVALASFIGTTVEYYDFFIYGTAAALVFPAIFFPEATPLMGSLLSFATFGVGFLARPLGGIIFGHFGDRVGRKKMLVISLLGMGAATLLMGMLPTYAQIGIWAPILLTVLRLFQGIMVGGEWGGATLMAVEHAPRGKRGFYGAFPQTGAPAGTFLATGAFMLVSQLPDDAFISWGWRVPFLASIVLVLVGLFIRLSVAESPAFAAAREQQEIVKVPVAVAFRRHWREILLVAGTYLSQGVLAYITMAFLVNYSGGVGIDRTSALLGVMLAAIIAVFLYPVFGSLSDTFGRKTLYFAGAVGMLIATPIGFMLINTGEAWAFTLAVVLIFGVTMSMSAGVTGSLFSMVFSREVRYSGSSVGYTISQIAGPAFAPTIATGLLASTGSSDAVVIYLVIICVISVISVALIPGGWGRAEAEHIRKRELAEETSAA, encoded by the coding sequence ATGTCAACGTTGACAACGCGTCGCCAAGACCGGGCTCCCGCCGCGAAGAAGCAAGGCGGCCCGCTGAAGGTTGCCCTCGCCAGCTTCATCGGCACCACGGTCGAGTACTACGACTTCTTCATCTACGGCACGGCCGCAGCACTGGTCTTCCCGGCGATCTTCTTCCCCGAGGCCACGCCGCTGATGGGTTCGCTGCTGTCCTTCGCCACCTTCGGCGTCGGCTTCCTCGCCCGCCCGCTCGGCGGCATCATCTTCGGCCACTTCGGTGACCGGGTGGGCCGCAAGAAGATGCTCGTCATCTCGCTGCTCGGCATGGGCGCGGCGACGCTACTGATGGGCATGCTGCCCACCTACGCGCAGATCGGAATCTGGGCGCCAATCCTGCTGACCGTGCTGCGCCTGTTCCAGGGCATCATGGTGGGCGGCGAGTGGGGCGGCGCGACACTGATGGCAGTCGAGCATGCCCCGCGCGGCAAGCGCGGCTTCTACGGCGCATTCCCGCAGACCGGCGCCCCTGCCGGCACCTTCCTCGCCACCGGCGCATTCATGCTCGTCTCGCAGCTGCCGGATGACGCTTTCATCAGCTGGGGCTGGCGAGTGCCGTTCCTCGCGAGCATCGTCCTCGTGCTCGTCGGGCTGTTCATCCGACTGTCCGTGGCAGAGAGCCCCGCCTTCGCCGCGGCACGCGAGCAGCAGGAGATCGTCAAGGTTCCGGTGGCAGTCGCGTTCCGTCGTCACTGGCGCGAAATCCTGCTGGTCGCCGGCACCTACCTCAGCCAGGGTGTGCTCGCCTACATCACCATGGCGTTCCTGGTGAACTACAGCGGCGGCGTCGGCATCGACCGCACCTCCGCGCTGCTCGGCGTCATGCTCGCCGCGATCATCGCCGTCTTCCTCTACCCGGTGTTCGGGTCGCTGTCCGACACCTTCGGTCGCAAGACGTTGTACTTCGCCGGGGCGGTCGGCATGCTGATCGCCACCCCGATCGGCTTCATGCTGATCAACACCGGCGAGGCGTGGGCCTTCACCCTCGCTGTCGTGCTGATCTTCGGCGTCACCATGTCAATGTCGGCGGGCGTCACCGGGTCGCTGTTCTCGATGGTATTTTCCCGTGAGGTGCGCTACTCCGGCTCATCCGTCGGCTATACGATCTCGCAGATCGCCGGCCCGGCGTTCGCGCCGACCATCGCGACCGGCCTGCTGGCCTCGACCGGTTCGAGCGACGCCGTCGTGATCTACCTCGTCATCATCTGCGTGATCTCAGTGATCTCTGTCGCGCTCATCCCCGGCGGCTGGGGCCGCGCGGAAGCGGAGCACATCAGGAAGCGCGAGCTGGCTGAAGAGACCAGCGCAGCGTAA
- a CDS encoding 2-keto-4-pentenoate hydratase: MIRHPSPTVSPQLEASARLRDATLTTVPCAPVRDLLGTDLDAAYATQELIIRSLESAENPRVGRKVGLTAPAVQRQLGVDQPDFGVLLADMEIAEDALIPHETLLQPRIEAEIAFVMARDVTDTDRASVMASVSYVVPALEIVDSRVAAWDISIVDTVADNASSAYYVLGAARLPLADYSPIDATMSMSIDGEVVSTGSGAACLGDPVNALVWVAETAARLGRPLRAGEIVLSGALGPMVPLLPGATVEATISGLGSVSATASASASASA; the protein is encoded by the coding sequence ATGATCCGCCACCCTTCCCCGACCGTCAGCCCTCAGCTCGAGGCGTCGGCTCGGCTGCGAGATGCGACGCTCACTACCGTGCCGTGCGCTCCCGTTCGCGACCTGCTCGGCACCGACCTGGATGCGGCCTACGCGACGCAAGAACTGATCATCCGTTCACTCGAGTCGGCCGAGAACCCTCGGGTCGGGCGCAAGGTGGGCCTGACCGCCCCGGCGGTGCAGCGGCAGCTCGGCGTCGACCAGCCCGATTTCGGGGTGCTGCTCGCTGACATGGAGATCGCCGAGGATGCCCTGATCCCCCACGAGACGCTGCTGCAGCCGCGGATCGAGGCCGAGATCGCGTTCGTGATGGCGCGGGATGTCACGGACACCGACCGCGCCTCGGTGATGGCGTCCGTGTCCTATGTCGTGCCGGCGCTCGAGATCGTCGACAGCCGCGTCGCGGCCTGGGACATTTCCATCGTCGACACCGTCGCCGACAACGCGTCCAGCGCCTATTACGTGCTCGGAGCGGCGCGACTGCCGCTCGCCGACTACTCCCCGATCGACGCCACCATGTCGATGAGCATCGACGGCGAGGTGGTCTCCACTGGATCGGGCGCGGCTTGCCTCGGCGATCCGGTGAACGCGCTGGTCTGGGTGGCAGAGACCGCTGCCCGTCTCGGACGGCCGCTCCGCGCCGGCGAGATTGTGCTGTCCGGCGCTCTCGGCCCGATGGTGCCGCTGCTGCCCGGCGCGACCGTCGAAGCCACCATCAGCGGCCTCGGCTCCGTCTCGGCGACCGCCTCCGCCTCGGCCTCGGCCTCGGCCTGA
- a CDS encoding FAD-dependent monooxygenase — protein sequence MVDSEFDTDVLIVGTGPTGATCALALATYGVRVHVVSKWNWLANTPRAHITNQRAVEVLRDLGIEDEAKQAATPWEWMGDTLFTTSLTGPEIARLRTWGTGPDRATDYLTGSPSPMLDIPQTVMEPILVKNAAARGADVSFNTEYLGHEQDADGVTVRLLNRITGQEYTQRARYLVGADGANSLVAEELELPIVGEKARAGTVYVLFNADLTRYVEHRPSILHWIINPAASFGEIGMATFRAIRPWDQWIMGWGFDISKGEPDLSEEFLRSQIRTLIGDDDLDFDIDRTMVWYVNQQHAELYHRGRVFCAGDAVHRHPPSSGLGSNTCMQDAFNLAWKLAFVIRGDAGPRLLDSYSDERVPVGKQIVARANQSRKDYGAIREALAIDDSDDPLAAMLAKIQSATTDGVAARDALYAALKLKNTEFNAQGVELNQRYESSAVLGDPAAGTEEWRRDPQLYVQATTRPGAKIPHAWLVDAAGERISTLDVTGRGKFSLVTGLAGTAWVQAARALDADYLRTVAIGAPGFADAYGEWHAQREIHEAGALLVRPDGYIAWRQPAAVTDVAEATQQLSAALDEVLARTSDDFDRDISGLLAASPATSYEGEIS from the coding sequence GTGGTCGACTCGGAATTCGATACTGACGTCCTAATCGTGGGGACCGGGCCCACCGGTGCAACCTGCGCACTGGCCCTGGCCACTTACGGGGTGCGCGTGCACGTGGTCTCGAAGTGGAACTGGCTGGCGAACACGCCGCGGGCGCACATCACCAACCAGCGCGCCGTCGAGGTGTTGCGCGACCTCGGCATCGAGGATGAAGCCAAGCAGGCGGCCACCCCGTGGGAGTGGATGGGCGACACGCTGTTCACGACCAGCCTGACGGGTCCTGAGATCGCCCGCCTGCGCACCTGGGGCACCGGTCCCGACCGGGCCACCGACTACCTGACCGGCAGCCCATCGCCGATGCTCGACATCCCGCAGACGGTGATGGAGCCGATCCTCGTCAAGAACGCGGCGGCGCGGGGCGCCGACGTCTCGTTCAACACCGAGTACCTGGGCCACGAGCAGGACGCCGATGGGGTGACGGTGCGGCTCCTCAACCGAATCACCGGGCAGGAGTACACGCAGCGCGCCCGCTACCTCGTTGGCGCTGACGGCGCGAACTCCCTCGTCGCCGAGGAACTCGAGCTGCCGATCGTCGGCGAGAAAGCCCGTGCCGGCACCGTGTACGTGCTGTTCAACGCGGACCTCACTCGTTACGTCGAGCACCGGCCGAGCATCCTGCACTGGATCATCAACCCGGCCGCCAGCTTCGGTGAGATCGGCATGGCCACGTTCCGGGCCATCCGGCCGTGGGACCAGTGGATCATGGGCTGGGGCTTCGACATCAGCAAGGGCGAGCCGGACCTCTCCGAGGAGTTCCTGCGCAGCCAGATCCGCACCCTCATCGGCGACGACGACCTCGACTTCGACATCGACCGCACCATGGTCTGGTACGTGAACCAGCAGCACGCCGAGCTCTACCACCGCGGCCGCGTGTTCTGCGCCGGCGACGCCGTGCACCGGCACCCACCGAGCTCCGGGCTGGGCTCGAACACCTGCATGCAGGATGCCTTCAACCTCGCCTGGAAGCTGGCCTTCGTCATCCGCGGTGACGCCGGTCCCCGGCTGCTCGACTCGTACTCCGACGAGCGGGTGCCGGTGGGCAAGCAGATCGTCGCCAGGGCGAACCAGTCCCGCAAGGACTACGGCGCCATCCGGGAGGCACTGGCGATCGACGACTCCGACGACCCGCTGGCCGCCATGCTCGCGAAGATCCAATCGGCGACCACCGACGGCGTTGCCGCGCGCGATGCGCTCTACGCGGCCCTGAAGCTGAAGAACACCGAGTTCAACGCGCAGGGCGTGGAGCTGAACCAGCGCTACGAGTCGAGCGCGGTGCTTGGCGATCCGGCCGCCGGAACCGAGGAATGGCGCCGCGACCCGCAGCTGTACGTGCAGGCCACAACCCGGCCGGGCGCCAAGATCCCACACGCCTGGCTGGTGGATGCCGCGGGCGAGCGCATCTCGACCCTCGACGTCACCGGGCGCGGCAAGTTCAGCCTCGTCACCGGCCTCGCCGGCACCGCCTGGGTGCAGGCGGCGCGCGCGCTCGACGCAGACTACCTCCGCACCGTCGCCATCGGTGCGCCCGGCTTCGCCGACGCATACGGCGAGTGGCACGCGCAGCGCGAGATCCACGAGGCGGGCGCGTTGCTGGTGCGACCGGACGGCTACATCGCCTGGCGGCAGCCAGCCGCGGTGACGGATGTCGCGGAAGCGACCCAGCAGTTGTCAGCAGCCCTCGACGAGGTGCTCGCCCGCACCTCGGACGACTTTGATCGCGACATCAGCGGCCTCCTCGCCGCGTCACCCGCAACCTCTTACGAAGGAGAAATCTCATGA
- a CDS encoding alpha/beta fold hydrolase has product MTERPFTSVWSDLAEVSFSQGFIEHAGYRTRYLHTGDTSKPTLLMLHGITGHAEAYARNLRSHGEHFSAWAIDFIGHGYSSKPEHPLEIKHYIDQVLTFMDAIGVQKAYFSGESLGGWVTAKLAQLYPDRVERIALNTMGGTMANPQVMERLYTLSTEAAKDPSWARVKTRLEWLMADPTMVTDDLIKTRQAIFQQPDWPMACQMNMALQDLETRKRNMLSDDDLRAIQAEALVIWTTKDPSGPVDEGRRIADLLPNGSLAVIENAGHWPQYEQTEIFDQIHLDFLLNRN; this is encoded by the coding sequence ATGACCGAACGCCCGTTCACCAGTGTCTGGTCCGATCTGGCCGAGGTGTCGTTCAGCCAGGGTTTCATCGAGCACGCCGGCTACCGCACCCGCTACCTGCATACCGGCGACACGTCGAAGCCGACCCTGCTGATGCTGCATGGCATCACCGGGCACGCGGAGGCGTACGCCCGGAACCTGCGCTCGCACGGGGAGCATTTCTCGGCGTGGGCGATCGATTTCATCGGACACGGGTACTCCTCGAAGCCGGAACATCCGCTGGAGATCAAGCACTACATCGACCAGGTGCTGACCTTCATGGACGCCATCGGCGTGCAGAAGGCGTACTTCAGCGGCGAGTCGCTGGGCGGCTGGGTGACCGCGAAGCTGGCGCAGCTGTACCCGGATCGGGTGGAGCGGATCGCGCTGAACACCATGGGCGGCACCATGGCGAACCCGCAGGTGATGGAGCGGCTCTACACCCTGTCCACCGAGGCGGCGAAGGACCCATCCTGGGCGCGGGTGAAGACCCGGCTGGAATGGTTGATGGCCGACCCGACCATGGTCACCGATGACCTGATCAAGACCCGGCAGGCGATCTTCCAGCAGCCGGACTGGCCGATGGCGTGCCAGATGAACATGGCCCTGCAGGACCTCGAAACCCGGAAGCGCAACATGCTCTCCGACGATGACCTGCGCGCCATCCAGGCGGAGGCGCTGGTGATCTGGACCACCAAGGACCCGTCCGGCCCGGTCGATGAGGGCCGCCGGATCGCGGACCTGCTGCCCAACGGGTCCCTGGCGGTGATCGAGAACGCCGGGCACTGGCCGCAGTACGAGCAGACCGAGATCTTCGACCAGATCCACCTGGACTTCCTGCTGAACCGCAACTGA
- a CDS encoding 3-carboxyethylcatechol 2,3-dioxygenase, which translates to MTLALVTMSHSPLLEYVDPPADVKAAVEAAFDQVRSFVHEYDPDLVINIGPDHYNGFFYDIMPPFCIGYEAVGVGDFGTQAGPLDVDTDTARALTEYLMEHGIDMTVSLRMEVDHGAVQPMEIIYGDFTAKPVLPIFINSVAPPFAPLKRIRQLGELIGRFASTELADKKVLLIGSGGLSHEPPVPQIATATPEVREALLGGGRHLTPEARDARQQRVINAARDFAAGINVVKPLAPEWDRELMRILASGDLTPLDAWSPDWMSEVAGNSSHEVRTWIAAYAALGAVGDYTVDYSFYKPIPEYIAGFGVTIATLNA; encoded by the coding sequence ATGACGCTCGCACTGGTGACCATGTCGCACAGCCCCCTGCTGGAGTACGTCGACCCGCCCGCCGACGTGAAGGCCGCCGTCGAGGCAGCCTTCGACCAGGTCCGCTCGTTCGTACACGAGTACGATCCCGACCTGGTGATCAACATCGGGCCCGACCATTACAACGGCTTCTTCTACGACATCATGCCGCCGTTCTGCATCGGCTATGAGGCGGTCGGGGTGGGGGATTTCGGCACCCAGGCGGGCCCGCTGGACGTGGACACCGACACCGCCCGGGCACTCACCGAGTACCTGATGGAGCACGGCATCGACATGACGGTGTCGCTGCGGATGGAGGTCGACCACGGCGCGGTGCAGCCGATGGAGATCATCTACGGTGATTTCACCGCGAAGCCGGTGCTGCCGATCTTCATCAACTCGGTGGCTCCGCCGTTCGCCCCGCTGAAGCGGATCCGGCAGCTCGGCGAGCTAATCGGCCGCTTCGCCAGCACCGAACTGGCCGACAAGAAGGTGCTGCTGATCGGCTCCGGCGGACTCTCCCACGAGCCGCCGGTGCCGCAGATCGCGACCGCAACCCCCGAGGTGCGCGAGGCGCTGCTCGGCGGCGGCCGACACCTCACCCCGGAGGCCCGCGACGCGAGGCAGCAGCGGGTGATCAACGCGGCGCGCGACTTCGCCGCCGGGATCAACGTGGTCAAGCCGCTGGCCCCGGAATGGGACCGGGAACTGATGCGCATCCTCGCCTCCGGCGACCTGACCCCGCTCGATGCCTGGTCCCCGGACTGGATGAGCGAGGTCGCCGGCAACTCCTCGCACGAGGTGCGCACCTGGATCGCCGCCTACGCCGCCCTCGGCGCCGTCGGTGACTACACGGTCGACTACTCGTTCTACAAGCCGATCCCCGAGTACATCGCCGGATTCGGCGTCACCATCGCCACTCTCAACGCCTGA
- a CDS encoding GntR family transcriptional regulator, whose protein sequence is MTLEPQRNRGRLSGQVYETVKTRLLDGDYPAGAKLSVNEIRAEFGVSKQPVMEALRLLAAEGLVEILPQIGCVVMQYSSKEVDDFFEIFAAFEGALAGAAAARRTEADIARIEAVSREIERLTDEPNPHTRSSVYRVQNRLFHEAIHSVVGSRIMADSSRRMWDLSDLLINTTGRELPLGYVTGERHEEHERIIEAIKAGDVEGARTAMEEHIRATPAVIRRDETAAYSGSRGNQPPHMQG, encoded by the coding sequence ATGACCCTCGAACCCCAGCGCAATCGCGGTCGCCTGTCTGGGCAGGTCTACGAGACCGTCAAGACGCGGTTGCTCGACGGCGACTACCCGGCCGGCGCCAAGCTCTCGGTGAATGAGATCCGCGCCGAGTTCGGCGTTAGCAAGCAACCGGTGATGGAGGCGCTGCGGCTGCTCGCCGCGGAGGGCCTCGTCGAGATCCTGCCGCAGATCGGCTGCGTGGTCATGCAGTACAGCAGCAAGGAGGTCGACGACTTCTTCGAGATCTTTGCGGCGTTCGAAGGTGCCCTTGCCGGTGCCGCCGCCGCGCGTCGCACCGAGGCGGACATCGCCAGGATCGAAGCGGTCTCCCGCGAGATCGAACGGCTCACCGACGAACCGAATCCGCACACCCGTTCGTCGGTGTATCGAGTGCAGAACCGGCTGTTCCACGAGGCAATCCACAGCGTGGTCGGCTCCCGCATCATGGCTGATTCCAGCCGGCGCATGTGGGACCTCAGCGACCTCCTGATCAACACCACCGGCCGAGAGTTGCCGCTCGGGTACGTGACCGGGGAACGGCACGAAGAGCACGAGCGCATCATCGAGGCAATCAAGGCAGGGGATGTCGAGGGCGCGCGCACCGCAATGGAGGAGCACATCCGGGCAACGCCCGCGGTGATCCGCCGCGACGAGACGGCTGCCTATAGTGGCAGCAGGGGGAACCAGCCTCCTCACATGCAGGGTTAG